From a single Nicotiana tabacum cultivar K326 chromosome 8, ASM71507v2, whole genome shotgun sequence genomic region:
- the LOC107809375 gene encoding uncharacterized protein LOC107809375 produces the protein MVVTTRSGRGGEASTSKQKEVVSDNVEVQNEDDPIVAEQVSEENVNALEQMPGYAKFMKNLVTKKRSIDCETIKMTRQVSAIVHSMAPKLEYPDAFTIPCTIGSADFAKALCDLGASNNLMPYFVFRTLGIGQPRATSITLQMADRKMKRPFGIINDVLVRIDKFILPANFVILDCEVDYEVSLILGRPFLETRNALVDVEAGELTFRVRDENGVFHVCKSMRQLNSTEVCFLVNMVTEVIVDDTSAMMNVESFGSCIVKP, from the exons GAGTGATAATGTTGAAGTGCAAAATGAAGATGATCCAATAGTTGCGGAGCAAGTGAGTGAAGAGAATGTGAATG ctcttgagcaaatgccgggataCGCCAAGTTTATGAAAAACTTGGTAACTAAAAAGAGATCTATCGATTGTGAGACCATTAAAATGACTcgtcaagtgagtgctattgtgcactcgatggctccaaagcttgaatATCCCGATGCATTTACCATTCcatgtaccattgggagtgcggattttgcaaagGCCTTGTGTGATTTAGGAGCAAGTAATAATCTGATGCCTTACTTCGTATTCAGaactttgggtattggtcaaCCGAGAGCTACTTCAATAACATTGCAAATGGCCGATAGAAAAATGAAGAGGCCGTTTGGTATTATTAATGATGTTCTTGTCCGTATtgacaagtttattttgcctgcTAATTTTGTGATTCTCGACTGTGAAGTCGACTATGAGGTGTCGCtaatattgggaagacctttcctagaaACGAGGAAtgcattggttgatgtggaagcaggggagctcaccttccgggtgcgTGACGAAAATGGTgtcttccatgtgtgcaaatcaatgaggcagctGAATAGTACTGAGGTTTGTTTTTTGGTGAATATGGTGacggaggtgatagttgatgacacgagTGCCATGATGAATGTGGAATCCTTTGGAAGCTGTATTGTTAAACCATGA